Within the Gammaproteobacteria bacterium genome, the region GGCGCGCATCGATCTGTCGATAGAAAAGGCGCGCACCACAATACTCATCGGCCCCAGCGGCTCGGGCAAATCAACCTTGTTGCGGCTGCTCGTGCGGCTCATCGCGCCGGATACGGGCACGGTGTATTTCGAGGATCAGCCGCTGACCGACGACAACGCTGCTGTCCTGCGCCGGCGGATGGGCTTTGTCGTGCAGGAAGGCGGGCTGTTCCCGCACTTAAGCGCGCACGACAACGTCGCCCTGATGGCGCGCTATCTGCGCTGGGAAGGAGCGCGCATCGAGGCACGCATTGGCGAACTCTCGGCGCTCACGCACTTTCCCACTGACGGCCTGAAGCGCTTTCCGGTGGAGCTCTCCGGCGGCCAGCGCCAGCGCGTGAGTCTGATGCGCGCGCTGATGCTCGATCCGGGCGTGCTGCTGCTGGACGAACCGCTGGGCGCGCTGGACCCGATGATCCGCTTCGATCTGCAAAACGAACTGCGGGACATCTTCCGGGGTTTAAAAAA harbors:
- a CDS encoding ATP-binding cassette domain-containing protein: MFELAGVTRRYGESVALARIDLSIEKARTTILIGPSGSGKSTLLRLLVRLIAPDTGTVYFEDQPLTDDNAAVLRRRMGFVVQEGGLFPHLSAHDNVALMARYLRWEGARIEARIGELSALTHFPTDGLKRFPVELSGGQRQRVSLMRALMLDPGVLLLDEPLGALDPMIRFDLQNELRDIFRGLKKTVVMVTHDLSEAGFFADTIVLLREGRIVQRGSLTELLRAPADAFVEQFIRAQRSSIV